In a single window of the Tigriopus californicus strain San Diego chromosome 2, Tcal_SD_v2.1, whole genome shotgun sequence genome:
- the LOC131892946 gene encoding chromodomain-helicase-DNA-binding protein Mi-2 homolog isoform X2: MASSDPEDQDSINGDNANEDELEDKKMGEDEVDEDDSDFEASGKRKKRGKKRKAKDTKKASKKKKKRKAESDLSEPEFQPEEEDYTPKQRGRKSKKEVAPIVTPVATPSADDKPSVAEVCDNFGLNDVDLEYTDADYQNLTTYKLFQSTYKQRIQAANPKIPQPKLMMLVAAKFREFEAGNPDKSENPSATPSVIEDEEEEDDKPRRGGRSRGRVKKLIEDEMYDFDDEEDDSRSRRKSKGASATVTSATKSKKSKAATPSSSTSSAKKGKVPTLKIKLGGRGGKRKGGSSDEEEETAKDSDAEFEEMLKEAEEASSDSGAPQVVKNGKPKKAKMKVGTKNKKKSKKKKNFANDESEHQEYCEVCQQGGEIILCDTCPRAYHLCCLDPELDEAPEGKWSCPHCEVNGPENVEIDEDDEHMEYCRVCKEGGDLLCCDSCPSAYHLKCCDPPLDDIPNGEWTCPRCACEPLPGKVEKILTWRWKEEDEDEKKKREEQEPEPIAGSSKMITPHTLPKVEREFFIKWKDQSFWHCSWIKEIQLDVFHPQTYKMYLRKNDMDDPPRFDEDGEDSGMSKRLKHHKKDDPLQLNERFFKYGIRPEWLQIHHVANKRTNRDGSVQYFVKWRDLPYQDCSWEDEDMEIPDFQTYIQHFEDLRYVCGVESGRKKKKKKKGEDDEVDRVRRYNPPPDKPACDLDVPYTEQPRHWLSEGLSLHPYQLEGISWARNSWNHETDIILADEMGLGKTIQTITFLYSLYKEGHCRGPFLISVPLSTLINWERELELWAPEFYVVSYVGDKDSRAVIREHELSFEDNAVRKSDKASRIRASTVKFHVLLTSYELISIDSACLGSVNWEILVVDEAHRLKNSSSKFFRFLSNYSINYKMLLTGTPLQNNLEELFYLLNFLTPSKFNNLEEFQSNFDNIAKEEQVHKLHQLLGPHMLRRMKADVLKNMPSKSEFIVRTNLAPMQKKFYKNILTHNFEALRARSGAQTSLLNVMMELKKVANHPYLMSAAAEEAPIAPNGLFEVKAMTQACGKLQLLSKMMRRLKETGHRVLIFSQMTKMLDLLEDFLDGEGYKYERIDGGITGTLRQDAIDRFNAPGAEQFAFLLSTRAGGLGINLYTADTVFIYDSDWNPHNDIQALSRAHRIGQKNKVMIYRFVTRNTVEERVTQVAKKKMMLTHLVVQPGMNGTKANLSKKEIDDILKFGTEELFKEDGDEEGESKNDIVYDDKTVEALLDRSQEGVEEKESWANEYLDSFKVAQYQTKEQGQEEEVEVLKEEAENTDPAYWEKLLRHHYEQHQEDVTRSMGKGKRIRKQVNYGDGELAARDDNSWQDNVSEYNSDFSMPSDDDGGDDDFDNNQDPESLRRRGMRGNHREKDRPLPPLLARVGGNIEVLGFNARQRKSFLNAIMRYGMPPQDAFNSQWLVRDLRGKSEKCLRAYVSLFMRHLCEPGNEQSETFADGVPREGLSRQHVLTRIGVMSLIRKKVHEFEGINGKHSMPHLVEKLKETLKKEREKKEEESVGDGTTATNTPQSGTPASSARASPTPPKETGDADKKEDKSEKTEAADKSEKTEKKDEGKEEKEVKAEDDKSPTEDLEAKKSPEKENGKEKMEVDADEAKSKTDATENGDKEHPKDADKAVSEEDVKKNGEVKKEEEEAPATKDESANSASTKEDDKKPHPFMFNIADGGFTELHTLWQNEERAAVPGREFEIWHRRHDYWLLAGIVTHGYGRWQDIQNDVRFAIINEPFKMDVGKGNFLEIKNKFLARRFKLLEQALVIEEQLRRAAYLNLTQDANHPAMALNTRFTEVECLAESHQHLSKESLAGNKPANAVLHKVLNQLEELLSDMKSDVSRLPASLARIPPVAQRLQMSERSILSRLVTSQTGGGANSNQITPAGQFPEGFQAGQLPGAFGTNFAQFRPQYSVPGQGSAFPGTTPPSSATATVESKK; encoded by the exons ATGGCCTCGTCAGATCCTGAGGATCAAGATTCAATCAACGGAGACAACGCCAATGAGGACGAG TTGGAGGACAAAAAGATGGGCGAAGATGAGGTCGACGAAGATGATTCCGACTTTGAGGCTTCCGGCAAGCGAAAGAAGCGAG GTAAGAAACGCAAGGCCAAGGATACCAAAAAGGCCagtaagaagaagaagaaacgcaAGGCCGAGAGTGATTTGTCCGAACCCGAATTCCAACCCGAAGAGGAGGACTACACGCCCAAGCAACGCGGGCGCAAGTCCAAGAAGGAGGTCGCTCCAATTGTCACCCCTGTAGCCACGCCCTCCGCGGATGATAAGCCTTCCGTGGCCGAGGTGTGCGACAACTTCGGTTTGAATGATGTCGATCTAGAATATACCGACGCCGATTATCAGAACCTCACCACTTACAAGTTGTTCCAGTCCACGTACAAGCAGCGCATTCAAGCGGCTAATCCCAAAATCCCACAGCCCAAATTGATGATGCTCGTGGCGGCCAAATTCCGTGAGTTCGAAGCGGGAAATCCGGACAAGTCTGAGAACCCGTCGGCCACGCCCTCCGTAAttgaggacgaggaagaggaggatgaCAAACCTCGCCGCGGAGGCCGTTCGCGAGGCCGAGTGAAGAAGCTCATCGAAGACGAGATGTATGATTTCGACGATGAAGAGGACGATTCTCGGAGCCGTCGCAAGTCCAAAGGGGCATCGGCCACCGTGACCAGCGCCACTAAGAGCAAGAAAAGCAAGGCGGCCACGCCCTCTAGTTCGACTAGTTCGGCCAAAAAGGGCAAAGTGCCGACTCTCAAAATTAAGTTGGGCGGTCGAGGTGGGAAACGAAAAGGCGGAAGCTCCGACGAAGAGGAAGAGACCGCCAAAGATTCAGATGCTGAATTTGAAGAGATGCTCAAGGAAGCGGAGGAAGCTTCCAGTGACTCGGGTGCCCCGCAAGTGGTCAAGAATGGTAAACCCAAGAAAGCCAAGATGAAGGTGGGcaccaagaacaagaagaagtccaagaagaagaagaactttGCCAACGACGAGAGTGAACATCAAGAGTACTGCGAAGTGTGTCAGCAGGGCGGAGAGATCATTCTCTGTGACACCTGTCCCCGAGCTTATCACTTGTGTTGTCTCGATCCTGAATTGGACGAGGCCCCCGAAGGCAAGTGGTCATGTCCACATTGCGAAGTGAACGGGCCCGAGAATGTGGAAatcgacgaagacgacgagcACATGGAGTATTGTCGAGTGTGCAAGGAAGGGGGAGATCTCTTGTGTTGCGATTCTTGTCCATCCGCCTACCATTTGAAATGCTGCGATCCGCCCCTCGACGATATTCCCAATGGGGAATGGACCTGCCCTCGATGCGCGTGCGAGCCTCTACCCGGCAAAGTGGAGAAGATCCTTACTTGGCGGTGGaaggaagaggacgaagatgagaagaagaagcgaGAAGAACAGGAGCCTGAGCCGATTGCAGGCTCTTCGAAGATGATCACTCCCCACACTTTGCCCAAAGTGGAGCGTGAGTTCTTCATCAAGTGGAAGGACCAGTCGTTTTGGCATTGCTCTTGGATCAAGGAGATTCAGCTCGACGTCTTCCACCCCCAGACTTACAAGATGTATTTGCGCAAAAACGATATGGACGATCCGCCTCGTTTCGACGAAGACGGCGAGGACTCCGGGATGTCCAAGCGACTCAAGCACCACAAGAAGGACGATCCTCTACAGCTCAACGAGAGATTCTTCAAGTATGGTATTCGCCCGGAATGGCTCCAGATCCATCACGTGGCCAACAAGCGAACCAACCGGGACGGGTCGGTACAGTACTTCGTGAAATGGAGGGACTTGCCTTACCAAGACTGCTCTTGGGAAGACGAGGATATGGAGATCCCGGACTTCCAGACCTACATCCAACACTTTGAGGACTTGCGTTACGTGTGCGGAGTGGAAAGTGGtcgcaaaaagaaaaagaagaagaagggcgAAGACGACGAGGTGGATCGGGTTCGCCGCTACAATCCGCCGCCAGATAAACCCGCGTGCGATCTGGACGTGCCCTACACAGAGCAGCCACGCCACTGGCTCTCCGAAGGCTTGAGTTTGCATCCCTATCAATTGGAAGGTATCAGTTGGGCCCGCAATAGCTGGAACCACGAGACCGACATCATTTTGGCCGATGAGATGGGCTTGGGCAAGACCATTCAAACCATCACCTTCCTGTACTCTTTGTACAAAGAGGGTCATTGCCGAGGACCTTTCCTGATCTCGGTCCCCCTATCGACTCTGATCAATTGGGAGCGTGAATTGGAGCTCTGGGCGCCCGAATTCTATGTGGTTTCCTATGTGGGTGACAAGGATTCGAGAGCCGTTATTCGAGAGCATGAATTGTCCTTTGAGGACAACGCCGTGCGCAAGAGCGACAAAGCGAGCCGTATCCGCGCTTCCACCGTCAAATTCCACGTGCTCCTCACCTCCTACGAGCTGATCTCCATCGATTCGGCCTGCTTGGGCTCGGTGAATTGGGAGATCCTCGTGGTGGACGAGGCCCATCGGTTGAAGAACTCGAGCTCGAAGTTTTTCCGATTCCTCTCGAACTATAGCATCAACTACAAGATGCTGCTGACGGGTACGCCGTTGCAGAACAACCTGGAGGAGCTCTTCTATCTCCTCAACTTCTTGACCCCTTCCAAGTTCAACAATTTGGAGGAGTTCCAGTCCAACTTCGATAACATCGCCAAGGAGGAGCAAGTCCACAAGTTGCATCAGTTGTTGGGACCTCACATGTTGCGTCGAATGAAGGCGGACGTGCTGAAAAATATGCCCTCCAAATCCGAGTTCATCGTGCGGACCAACTTGGCGCCCATGCAAAAGAAGTTCTACAAGAACATCCTCACCCACAACTTCGAGGCCTTGCGTGCTCGAAGTGGAGCGCAGACCTCTCTGCTCAATGTCATGATGGAGCTGAAGAAGGTGGCTAATCATCCGTACCTGATGTCGGCCGCGGCCGAGGAGGCCCCCATAGCGCCCAATGGACTCTTCGAGGTCAAGGCCATGACCCAGGCCTGTGGTAAACTCCAACTGCTCTCCAAGATGATGAGACGCCTCAAGGAGACGGGCCATCGTGTGCTCATTTTCTCTCAAATGACCAAAATGTTGGATCTGCTGGAAGACTTCTTGGATGGCGAAGGCTACAAATACGAGCGTATCGATGGAGGGATCACGGGTACCCTCCGCCAAGACGCCATTGATCGTTTCAACGCCCCTGGAGCCGAACAATTCGCCTTCCTGCTCTCTACGCGAGCCGGAGGCTTGGGCATCAATTTGTACACGGCCGACACGGTGTTTATCTACGACTCAGATTGGAATCCCCACAATGATATCCAAGCCTTGTCTCGGGCCCACAGAATCGGTCAGAAAAACAAGGTCATGATCTACCGCTTCGTAACACGAAACACCGTCGAGGAGCGAGTGACGCAagtggccaagaagaagatgatgttGACCCATTTGGTGGTCCAGCCCGGTATGAACGGGACCAAGGCCAATCTGTCCAAAAAGGAAATCGACGACATTCTCAAGTTCGGAACAGAGGAGCTCTTCAAAGAAGACGGCGACGAAGAGGGCGAGTCGAAGAACGATATCGTGTACGATGACAAAACCGTGGAAGCTCTCCTGGATCGATCTCAAGAAGGAGTGGAGGAGAAGGAGTCGTGGGCCAACGAGTATCTCGATTCGTTCAAGGTGGCCCAATATCAGACCAAAGAACAGGGCCAAGAAGAGGAAGTCGAAGTCCTCAAAGAGGAAGCCGAAAACACCGATCCGGCTTATTGGGAAAAACTTTTGCGCCATCACTACGAGCAGCATCAGGAGGATGTCACTCGATCCATGGGCAAGGGCAAACGTATCCGAAAGCAGGTCAACTATGGTGACGGCGAATTGGCCGCTCGAGATGACAACTCCTGGCAAGACAACGTGTCCGAATACAACTCGGACTTTTCCAtgc CCTCAGACGATGACGGCGGGGATGATGACTTTGACAATAATCAGGATCCCGAGAGTCTTCGACGGCGCGGCATGCGAGGAAATCATCGCGAAAAGGACCGACCCCTCCCACCTCTACTGGCTCGTGTGGGCGGAAACATCGAAGTCTTAGGCTTCAACGCCCGTCAACGGAAGTCGTTCTTGAACGCCATCATGCGTTACGGCATGCCCCCTCAAGACGCTTTCAACTCCCAATGGCTAGTCCGAGATCTCCGAGGCAAGAGCGAGAAATGCTTACGCGCCTATGTGAGTTTGTTCATGAGACATCTGTGCGAGCCCGGGAATGAACAATCCGAGACTTTCGCCGATGGAGTGCCCAGGGAAGGTCTGAGTCGTCAGCATGTTTTGACGCGGATCGGCGTGATGTCCCTCATCAGGAAGAAAGTTCATGAGTTCGAAGGGATCAATGGCAAACATTCTATGCCACATTTGGTCGAGAAGCTTAAGGAGACCTTgaagaaagagcgagagaaaaaagaggaagagagtGTAGGTGATGGAACCACGGCAACCAACACGCCCCAATCCGGCACGCCCGCCAGTTCAGCGCGAGCCAGTCCAACTCCACCCAAAGAGACTGGAGACGCTGACAAAAAGGAAGACAAGTCCGAGAAGACAGAAGCCGCGGACAAGTCCGAAAAGACCGAAAAGAAAGATGAGGGcaaagaggagaaagaagtCAAAGCAGAAGATGACAAGTCCCCCACCGAAGACTTGGAAGCGAAGAAAAGCCCCGAAAAAGAGAATGGGAAAGAGAAGATGGAAGTTGATGCCGATGAGGCTAAAAGCAAGACAGATGCCACCGAAAATGGAGACAAGGAACACCCCAAGGATGCCGACAAAGCCGTATCGGAAGAGGATGTCAAAAAGAACGGCGaggtcaagaaagaagaggaggaagcgCCGGCCACTAAAGACGAATCGGCCAACAGCGCCTCAACCAAGGAAGACGACAAGAAGCCTCATCCGTTCATGTTCAACATTGCTGACGGTGGCTTCACCGAGCTCCACACCCTCTGGCAGAACGAAGAGCGTGCTGCTGTGCCCGGTCGAGAATTTGAGATCTGGCATCGTCGTCACGACTATTGGCTTCTCGCGG GGATTGTCACTCACGGTTATGGCCGGTGGcaagatattcaaaatgatgtgCGCTTCGCCATCATCAATGAGCCCTTCAAAATGGATGTGGGCAAGGGCAACTTCTTGGAGATCAAGAACAAATTCCTGGCTCGCCGCTTCAAGCTCTTGGAGCAAGCCCTGGTCATCGAGGAGCAACTCCGACGAGCTGCCTATTTGAACCTGACCCAGGATGCCAACCATCCGGCCATGGCACTCAACACGCGTTTCACGGAG gtGGAGTGTCTGGCGGAATCTCATCAACACCTTTCCAAGGAAAGTTTGGCTGGGAACAAGCCGGCTAATGCGGTTCTGCACAAGGTTCTGAACCAATTGGAGGAACTCCTTTCGGACATGAAGTCGGATGTATCAAGATTGCCGGCTTCTTTGGCCCGCATTCCTCCGGTGGCTCAACGCCTTCAAATGTCCGAGCGATCCATTCTATCGCGTCTGGTCACCTCGCAAACCGGGGGTGGAGCCAACAGCAACCAGATCACGCCCGCTGGACAATTCCCCGAAGGATTCCAAGCCGGACAACTGCCCGGCGCGTTTGGCACGAATTTTGCACAATTCCGGCCTCAGTATTCGGTTCCTGGACAAGGCTCGGCCTTCCCAGGAACCACGCCCCCAAGTTCGGCCACTGCCACGGTTGAAAGCAAGAAATAA